A stretch of Desulfotignum phosphitoxidans DSM 13687 DNA encodes these proteins:
- a CDS encoding adenylate/guanylate cyclase domain-containing protein, translated as MDLSRFQFKKLQTRLLISLLLPVLVIVLLGGAASFWYSRGIMLDQWQESAVVKLQRAAHYIEMRVFKPVDLLNVLFKVSDRKDIAISPDQVVDYLLVMDGVVSAAYEPADPATAPPAARLPGMGNMDRMNMAEHPGMRFSRSQIASVSGPRYHADEKGRTVIMQISLFGVSEKRLGDLVIRMEFDFLLKDILALGWWQSDMACIVDETGAYMAHTNMTMTDRKTLGGSDDPLEQAIFEKMNTQPFGTVSLKGHPPDLIAGFYKLAQVPWTIIMFADGHKILGPIVTYRNGLALGVFVLAALVLVLIRFHMCRMVSQIQQLSEKAQAVAKGDYGSPIPVNSRDEIGHLVESFNTMVEGLEERDHIRNSFGRYVDPDFARTLMAHPEAGQLGGVRREAVMLMSDIRGFTNMSETLEPEVIVAILNRYFSHMIEIIQTHQGIIVDFYGDAILVFFDPLDEPTSDTVLRAVHCAFDMQAKMPEVNRELKKQNLPDLAMGIGIHAGQVVVGNIGSDARAKYGVVGSAVNITSRVQEQARKKQILISDAVLDKTTRDKDLQVKSSFPADLKGVDQAMTLHVIEPAKSYKTLCT; from the coding sequence ATGGATCTGTCACGGTTTCAATTTAAAAAGTTACAGACACGGCTTCTGATTTCTTTGTTACTCCCGGTGCTGGTCATTGTCCTTTTGGGCGGGGCCGCCAGTTTCTGGTATTCCCGGGGCATCATGCTGGATCAGTGGCAGGAATCGGCTGTGGTCAAGCTGCAGCGGGCGGCCCATTATATTGAAATGCGGGTTTTCAAGCCGGTGGACCTGCTCAATGTCCTGTTTAAGGTATCTGACCGGAAAGATATTGCGATATCTCCGGATCAGGTGGTGGATTATCTGCTGGTCATGGACGGGGTGGTGTCTGCGGCGTATGAGCCGGCTGATCCGGCAACCGCCCCTCCGGCCGCAAGACTGCCCGGCATGGGGAATATGGATCGGATGAACATGGCGGAACATCCCGGCATGCGGTTTTCCCGGTCTCAAATCGCCAGTGTGTCCGGCCCCCGGTATCATGCCGATGAGAAAGGCAGAACCGTGATCATGCAGATTTCTCTGTTCGGGGTGTCGGAAAAACGGCTGGGGGATCTGGTTATCCGGATGGAGTTTGATTTTCTGCTCAAAGATATTCTGGCCCTGGGGTGGTGGCAGAGTGACATGGCCTGTATTGTGGATGAGACCGGTGCCTATATGGCCCATACCAACATGACCATGACGGACCGGAAGACCCTCGGGGGATCCGATGATCCGCTGGAGCAGGCTATTTTTGAAAAAATGAATACCCAGCCCTTCGGCACGGTTTCCCTTAAAGGACATCCGCCGGATCTGATTGCGGGGTTTTACAAACTGGCGCAGGTGCCCTGGACCATTATCATGTTTGCCGACGGCCATAAAATTTTAGGCCCCATCGTGACATACAGAAATGGCCTTGCCCTGGGCGTTTTTGTACTGGCCGCCCTGGTGCTGGTATTGATCCGGTTTCACATGTGCCGGATGGTCAGTCAGATCCAGCAGTTGTCTGAAAAGGCTCAGGCCGTGGCAAAAGGGGATTATGGATCTCCCATCCCGGTGAACAGCCGGGATGAAATCGGGCACCTGGTGGAAAGTTTCAACACCATGGTCGAAGGACTGGAGGAGCGGGACCATATCCGCAACAGCTTTGGCCGGTATGTGGACCCGGATTTTGCCAGGACCCTGATGGCGCACCCGGAGGCCGGTCAGCTGGGAGGGGTCCGGCGGGAAGCCGTCATGCTCATGTCGGATATCAGAGGTTTCACCAACATGTCCGAGACCCTGGAACCTGAGGTGATCGTAGCCATTCTGAACCGGTATTTTTCCCATATGATCGAAATCATCCAGACACACCAGGGCATTATTGTGGATTTTTACGGGGATGCGATCCTGGTGTTTTTTGATCCCCTGGACGAACCGACATCAGACACGGTATTGCGGGCGGTTCATTGTGCATTTGATATGCAGGCCAAAATGCCGGAGGTGAACCGGGAGCTGAAAAAACAAAATCTCCCGGACCTGGCCATGGGCATTGGGATCCATGCCGGTCAGGTGGTGGTGGGCAATATCGGATCAGATGCCCGGGCCAAGTATGGGGTGGTGGGATCGGCCGTCAATATCACCAGCCGGGTCCAGGAACAGGCCCGGAAAAAACAGATTCTGATTTCGGATGCAGTGCTGGACAAAACAACCCGGGACAAGGATTTGCAGGTAAAGTCCTCTTTCCCGGCGGACCTGAAAGGGGTGGACCAAGCCATGACGTTGCATGTGATCGAACCCGCAAAATCTTATAAAACTCTGTGCACCTGA
- a CDS encoding type II toxin-antitoxin system RelE/ParE family toxin, translating to MTYSLETTPLFDKWFSTRVKDLKYRARIISRFDRIQMGNLGDYRTLGEGLYELRFFFGPGFRIYFTIRQGTIVFLLCGGDKSSQSKDIQKARQIMEDLSWV from the coding sequence ATGACATACAGTCTTGAAACAACGCCGCTTTTTGACAAATGGTTTTCAACCAGGGTCAAAGATCTCAAATACAGGGCACGCATTATTTCAAGATTCGACCGCATACAGATGGGTAATCTTGGAGATTACCGGACCCTGGGTGAGGGTCTGTATGAACTGCGATTTTTCTTTGGACCGGGTTTTCGGATTTATTTCACCATCAGGCAGGGAACCATTGTCTTTCTGCTTTGCGGTGGTGATAAATCCAGCCAGTCCAAAGACATTCAAAAAGCCAGGCAAATTATGGAGGATCTATCATGGGTATGA
- a CDS encoding addiction module antidote protein — MTTTKWDASEYLDSSEMICEYLKATLEEGDTDLLMVAIGNVAKAKGMTEIAQKADLNRQNLYKALSGNGAPKFDTVVKVLQAFGLKLTLATADETLPAS, encoded by the coding sequence ATGACAACCACTAAATGGGATGCCAGCGAATATCTGGACAGCTCGGAAATGATTTGTGAATATTTAAAAGCCACATTGGAAGAGGGGGACACAGATCTGCTGATGGTCGCCATCGGCAATGTGGCAAAGGCCAAAGGAATGACTGAAATTGCACAGAAAGCCGATCTGAACCGGCAAAATCTTTATAAGGCTCTTTCGGGAAATGGCGCACCCAAATTTGATACGGTCGTAAAAGTACTTCAGGCATTTGGTTTGAAATTGACGCTGGCAACGGCGGATGAAACCCTGCCGGCATCGTAA
- a CDS encoding AAA-type ATPase lid domain-containing protein produces the protein MQCHSLIHPFQVCRKRRLHLQIHPFGDFVQHGIRNQNLPFSSLLLDSAGDIDRRPHHPLNVINIRISSLKERPDDIPLLAQHFLTRYAQKNRKLFKGFTPVAMDALMKHPWPSNVRELENAVERAVILSMGQYISEKDLPADVVKNYRPDEVFQNPLPELGGKSLDEVEAMALIQTLKQTGGNKTEAAKLLNITRTTLNNKIKKCHLDLEQILSSHP, from the coding sequence ATGCAATGTCATAGCTTGATCCACCCCTTTCAGGTCTGCCGGAAAAGAAGACTGCACCTGCAAATCCACCCCTTCGGCGATTTTGTCCAGCACGGCATCCGAAATCAGAATCTGCCATTTTCGAGCCTGCTCCTGGATTCGGCTGGTGATATTGACCGAAGACCCCACCACCCCCTGAACGTCATCAATATCAGGATCTCCTCTTTAAAGGAGAGGCCAGACGACATTCCCCTGCTGGCCCAGCATTTCCTGACCCGGTACGCACAAAAAAACCGGAAACTGTTCAAGGGATTCACGCCCGTGGCCATGGATGCCCTGATGAAGCATCCATGGCCGAGCAATGTCAGGGAACTTGAAAATGCCGTTGAAAGAGCCGTGATCCTGTCCATGGGGCAGTATATTTCAGAAAAAGATCTGCCGGCGGATGTGGTGAAAAACTACCGGCCGGATGAGGTTTTCCAAAATCCCCTGCCGGAACTGGGGGGCAAATCCCTGGATGAAGTTGAAGCCATGGCCCTGATACAGACATTGAAACAGACCGGCGGCAACAAGACAGAGGCGGCAAAATTATTGAATATCACCCGAACGACGTTAAACAACAAAATCAAAAAATGCCATCTGGATCTGGAACAGATTTTATCCTCCCATCCATAA
- a CDS encoding zeta toxin family protein gives MADPRQLWVLAGGNGAGKSTLYHLYLAGYGIPFVNADLIARDLNPENPEVVSYHAATLAGQIREDLISQGISFCFETVFSHDSKIDFLARAKANGYTIILVYIHLFDSRLNEARVKQRISEGGHRVPIDKIHSRIPRTLQHIKTALSIVDEARILDNSSKENPFKQIIVMKAGNYESKADHLPEWAKDLLPA, from the coding sequence ATGGCGGATCCAAGACAGCTCTGGGTGCTGGCCGGCGGAAATGGGGCCGGCAAATCAACCCTTTATCATTTGTATCTTGCCGGATACGGCATCCCGTTTGTGAATGCCGATCTGATCGCCAGGGATTTGAATCCCGAGAACCCGGAAGTGGTCAGCTATCATGCGGCAACCCTGGCAGGTCAAATCAGAGAGGATTTGATCTCTCAAGGCATATCTTTCTGCTTTGAAACGGTTTTTTCCCATGACTCAAAAATTGATTTTCTTGCCCGGGCTAAAGCCAATGGCTATACGATCATTCTTGTATATATCCATTTATTTGATTCACGTTTGAATGAAGCCCGTGTGAAACAGCGTATCTCAGAGGGAGGGCATCGTGTCCCGATAGATAAGATTCACTCCCGGATACCCAGAACGCTGCAACACATAAAAACAGCATTGTCCATAGTGGATGAAGCGAGAATCCTGGACAATTCCTCCAAAGAGAATCCATTCAAACAGATCATTGTGATGAAGGCCGGAAATTACGAATCAAAAGCAGATCACTTGCCGGAATGGGCAAAGGATTTGCTCCCGGCATAA
- a CDS encoding ParD-like family protein, giving the protein MNQEQGAMMTTVSLRIDRDLALQAEREARIQNRSKTKQLEYWAILGKAVSSKLSISDAVAVSQGIKTIKLKGPPSVQSISIDSDDIFNQLENDRTKGLLAGKVTTAAIFYEASAEHPGYLDRVNSVTGERQTGSFERGEFRAL; this is encoded by the coding sequence ATGAATCAGGAACAGGGGGCGATGATGACCACGGTATCTTTAAGAATTGACCGGGATCTGGCGTTACAGGCGGAGCGTGAGGCCAGAATTCAGAACCGGTCAAAGACCAAACAGCTTGAGTACTGGGCGATACTGGGCAAAGCGGTTTCATCAAAATTAAGTATTTCAGATGCCGTTGCCGTGTCGCAAGGCATCAAAACCATTAAACTGAAAGGACCACCCTCTGTTCAATCGATTTCAATTGATTCAGACGATATCTTCAATCAGCTTGAAAACGACCGGACCAAAGGGCTTTTGGCCGGAAAAGTGACGACTGCGGCAATATTTTATGAGGCAAGCGCTGAACATCCCGGTTATTTGGATCGGGTCAATTCTGTCACCGGAGAAAGGCAGACCGGTTCATTCGAACGCGGTGAGTTCAGGGCACTCTGA
- a CDS encoding DUF302 domain-containing protein, whose translation MPFLPVRIFRKNHLPNIDVKATLKKKLDVDFKKYRILGACNPPFAFKALQVEDKIGTMLPCNVIVQPIAIMTTAGGMLASIFAVSRMLAMLTEMKLVPHSHFGMPGSIQKHTLVYTVENQFTIHQDIR comes from the coding sequence ATGCCGTTTCTACCGGTTCGTATTTTCAGAAAAAATCACCTGCCCAATATCGACGTCAAGGCTACATTAAAAAAGAAACTTGATGTGGATTTTAAAAAATATCGAATTCTGGGGGCTTGCAATCCGCCCTTTGCTTTCAAAGCGCTGCAGGTTGAGGATAAAATTGGAACGATGCTGCCATGTAACGTCATTGTTCAGCCCATTGCCATAATGACCACCGCCGGCGGCATGCTGGCCAGCATTTTTGCCGTATCCAGAATGCTGGCCATGCTGACCGAAATGAAACTGGTGCCCCACAGCCATTTTGGTATGCCCGGAAGCATCCAGAAGCATACCCTGGTCTATACCGTTGAAAACCAGTTCACCATCCACCAGGATATTCGGTGA
- a CDS encoding porin: MIALMVVIWAAGMAQAGYKFKINEAVKGEIGFWTQAWYQYAENASDGNGDGVLDTDVNDFMIRRAYFSISGEATPYLGFFTHIAADRIGQDNLDDSSLGLGSGVAFRDIWITLKPSDMLNVQVGRMYIPFTRNYGTTSTKALLTTDLDWTQGGIRGNIFYPSKVGRDDGVTFWGNLMAGKFQYRFMVGEGVENTTQNPDDNLRFAGRVSFNLFDPETGWFNQGTYLGKKQILALGLGADTQELEFGAGTDDYFAWTADIHYDQPYSNGGALTAEAAYINIENGVNSIKYSQFASGDDGSIVSLKAGYLFPGRIGVGQVQPFAHYELIDVDETNKDDTQVYGLGLNYFFKGHANKLSIDLSSVDQGTATTSVQDHLIFTIQLAAGF; this comes from the coding sequence ATGATTGCGTTAATGGTTGTGATCTGGGCAGCTGGCATGGCTCAGGCAGGGTACAAATTTAAAATCAATGAAGCGGTTAAAGGAGAGATTGGTTTCTGGACCCAGGCCTGGTATCAATATGCGGAAAATGCCAGTGACGGCAATGGAGACGGCGTGCTTGATACCGATGTCAATGATTTTATGATACGAAGGGCCTATTTCAGCATCAGCGGCGAGGCCACGCCCTATCTGGGATTTTTCACACATATTGCTGCCGACCGCATCGGTCAGGATAATCTGGATGATTCATCACTGGGCCTTGGCAGCGGTGTCGCATTCAGAGATATTTGGATCACACTGAAACCATCTGATATGCTGAATGTTCAGGTGGGGCGGATGTATATTCCGTTTACGCGAAATTATGGCACTACCTCGACCAAGGCGCTGCTGACAACCGATCTGGACTGGACCCAGGGCGGTATCAGGGGCAATATTTTTTACCCCAGCAAGGTTGGCCGCGATGACGGTGTCACTTTTTGGGGCAATCTGATGGCGGGGAAGTTCCAATATCGGTTCATGGTCGGCGAAGGGGTGGAGAACACCACCCAGAATCCGGATGATAACCTGAGGTTTGCCGGAAGGGTCAGTTTCAACCTGTTTGATCCTGAGACAGGCTGGTTCAATCAGGGCACCTATCTGGGAAAGAAACAGATTCTTGCATTGGGCCTGGGTGCTGATACGCAAGAACTTGAATTTGGTGCCGGAACCGATGATTATTTTGCCTGGACAGCGGATATCCACTATGACCAGCCTTACAGTAACGGGGGGGCCCTGACTGCCGAAGCCGCCTACATCAATATTGAAAATGGTGTGAACAGTATAAAATACAGCCAGTTTGCATCGGGAGATGACGGGTCGATTGTCTCACTGAAAGCAGGGTATCTTTTCCCCGGCCGGATCGGAGTAGGACAGGTACAGCCTTTTGCCCACTATGAACTTATAGATGTGGATGAAACAAACAAAGACGATACACAGGTATATGGTCTGGGATTGAATTATTTTTTCAAGGGACATGCCAATAAATTGAGCATTGATCTTTCATCAGTTGATCAGGGAACAGCAACGACATCTGTACAGGATCATCTGATTTTCACAATCCAGCTGGCAGCCGGATTCTAA
- a CDS encoding sigma-54-dependent transcriptional regulator encodes MKGNILIVDDDTAHLSMLQTVLKSLGHTIDSAVDGEDAISGVKQTPYDLVLMDVRMANIGGMEALEKIKTFNPAIPIIIMTAYSSVDKAVEAMKLGAYDYLTKPLNFDDLKITIDRAMSHLQLTRENADLKKKLSSDTGFSRIIGSSSAMKHVMETAKIAAPTDATILISGESGTGKELFAKAIHDHSTRNKNQLISVNCAALNETLLESELFGHEKGAFTGADKKRDGLFLHADKGTIFLDEIGEIPLSMQVKLLRAIQEREIQRVGSDRPIRIDVRIIVATNKHLEQEMKDGRFREDLFYRLNVINIRIPSLKERTDDIPMLAQHFLTRYSQKNRKPFKGFTPVAMDAMIKHPWPGNVRELENTVERAVILSMGQYISEKDLPGTVMENYRPNHDPANSLPELGGRSLDDIETMALTETLKQTGGNKTEAAKLLHITRTTLNNKIKKYHLDLDHILSPRPD; translated from the coding sequence ATGAAAGGCAACATCCTGATCGTCGATGATGACACGGCACACCTGTCCATGCTTCAAACCGTTTTAAAAAGCCTGGGGCATACGATTGACAGCGCTGTTGATGGAGAAGATGCCATCAGCGGAGTGAAGCAGACCCCCTATGATCTGGTGCTCATGGATGTCCGAATGGCAAATATCGGAGGAATGGAAGCCCTCGAAAAAATCAAGACGTTCAATCCGGCCATTCCCATCATCATCATGACCGCCTATTCCTCGGTGGACAAGGCTGTGGAAGCCATGAAGCTGGGTGCCTATGACTATCTGACAAAACCCTTGAATTTTGATGACCTGAAAATCACCATTGACCGGGCCATGAGCCATCTGCAGCTGACCCGTGAAAACGCGGACCTGAAAAAAAAGCTATCATCTGACACCGGATTTTCCCGCATCATCGGATCCAGCTCTGCCATGAAGCACGTAATGGAAACAGCCAAAATTGCCGCCCCCACCGATGCCACCATTCTGATTTCAGGGGAAAGCGGAACCGGAAAAGAACTGTTTGCCAAAGCCATCCATGATCACAGCACCCGAAACAAAAACCAGCTGATCTCCGTGAACTGTGCCGCGTTGAATGAAACCCTGCTGGAGTCGGAATTGTTCGGCCATGAAAAAGGCGCGTTTACCGGCGCGGACAAAAAACGGGACGGTCTGTTTCTCCATGCAGACAAAGGCACCATTTTTTTAGATGAAATAGGGGAAATCCCTTTGTCCATGCAGGTAAAACTGCTGAGAGCCATCCAGGAAAGAGAGATTCAACGGGTCGGTAGTGACAGACCGATCCGCATTGATGTCAGGATCATTGTGGCCACCAACAAACACCTGGAACAGGAAATGAAGGACGGCCGGTTCCGAGAAGATCTGTTTTACCGCCTGAACGTCATCAATATCAGGATTCCCTCCTTAAAGGAGAGAACCGATGATATTCCTATGCTGGCGCAGCATTTTTTAACCCGGTACTCGCAAAAAAACAGAAAACCGTTCAAAGGATTTACGCCCGTGGCCATGGATGCCATGATAAAACATCCATGGCCCGGCAATGTCAGAGAACTTGAAAACACCGTTGAAAGGGCGGTTATCCTGTCCATGGGACAATATATCTCGGAAAAAGACCTGCCGGGGACTGTGATGGAAAACTACAGACCGAATCACGATCCTGCAAATTCCCTGCCTGAGCTCGGCGGCAGATCCCTGGATGACATTGAAACCATGGCCTTGACAGAGACCCTGAAGCAGACCGGGGGGAATAAGACCGAGGCGGCAAAGTTACTGCACATCACCCGAACAACGTTGAACAACAAAATTAAAAAATACCATCTTGATCTTGACCATATTTTATCCCCCCGTCCTGACTGA
- a CDS encoding two-component system sensor histidine kinase NtrB, whose product MPSALDAENRPVMFIGMDVRPFEQAVTEDLQHNIVMITIVFLVGLAGIISLFWSRKVIRSHRLLQDTRAFAAETIASLPMGIIIVDKRRHIRYMNDTACSLLGINISAVTDKTADEVLPEEIWHLHKIADAHGKGLEKEIVVNSENSGPTPISMMVTNIFDQAGEFLGFLFILKDLSQIRALELKIRRKERLAALGTLASGIAHEVRNPLSSIKGYAGFFGSLFEAGSDNRKAAQLMVEEIDRVDRVISELLEFARPADLQLRPTPPELLIKNSLRIIRHEAQSAGIRVKEKIDVRLPELHLDPDRFSQVLLNLYINAIQSMKHGGDLTVDVSMKRDAVLFAVSDTGEGISPEDQPAVFNPYYTTKKKGTGLGLAIVHKIVEGHNGAIWLESAPGKGTTFFVSIPLKKQQRKVP is encoded by the coding sequence ATGCCCTCGGCCCTTGATGCTGAAAACAGGCCCGTGATGTTCATTGGCATGGATGTTCGCCCGTTTGAACAGGCTGTTACCGAGGACCTGCAACACAACATTGTGATGATCACCATTGTTTTTCTCGTGGGACTGGCCGGGATTATTTCTTTGTTCTGGTCCCGCAAGGTCATCCGTTCCCACCGGCTGCTGCAGGACACAAGGGCTTTTGCCGCTGAAACCATTGCCAGCCTTCCCATGGGAATCATCATTGTGGATAAGCGCCGGCACATCCGGTATATGAATGATACGGCCTGTTCTCTTCTTGGAATCAATATTTCTGCGGTAACTGACAAGACAGCCGATGAAGTTCTTCCCGAAGAGATCTGGCATCTGCATAAGATTGCCGATGCCCACGGAAAAGGCCTGGAAAAAGAGATCGTTGTCAACTCTGAAAACTCAGGCCCAACCCCCATTTCCATGATGGTTACAAATATATTCGACCAGGCCGGTGAGTTCTTAGGATTTCTCTTTATTTTAAAAGATTTGAGCCAGATCCGGGCCCTGGAGCTGAAAATCAGAAGAAAAGAAAGGCTTGCCGCGCTGGGAACTCTGGCTTCAGGCATTGCACACGAAGTCAGGAACCCCTTAAGTTCCATCAAGGGATATGCCGGTTTTTTCGGCAGCCTGTTCGAAGCGGGCAGTGACAATCGGAAAGCCGCGCAGTTAATGGTTGAAGAAATTGACCGGGTGGACCGGGTCATATCGGAACTACTCGAATTCGCCCGGCCGGCTGATTTGCAGTTACGTCCCACACCGCCGGAGCTGTTGATCAAAAATTCACTGCGCATTATCCGGCATGAGGCCCAAAGCGCCGGCATCCGGGTGAAGGAAAAAATCGACGTCCGGCTTCCTGAACTCCATCTCGATCCGGACCGGTTCAGCCAGGTTTTGCTCAATCTTTATATTAATGCCATCCAGTCCATGAAACATGGCGGAGACCTGACAGTTGATGTCAGTATGAAAAGAGATGCCGTTCTTTTTGCCGTCTCAGATACTGGGGAAGGGATTTCACCCGAAGACCAGCCCGCGGTATTCAATCCCTATTATACCACCAAAAAAAAGGGAACCGGTCTGGGACTGGCCATTGTCCACAAAATCGTCGAAGGCCATAACGGCGCGATCTGGCTTGAGAGTGCACCGGGAAAGGGAACCACGTTTTTTGTTTCGATACCGCTTAAAAAACAACAGAGGAAAGTACCATGA
- the istB gene encoding IS21-like element helper ATPase IstB produces MMETVIDKFKSLRLKNCALNLPAVLEQSAQKNLTPLQVIDRLLEIEIENRKKARIDLRFKQSKLEEKPTIDQFDFVHHESRQKQKIRILNLLDLGFIQEKKDIILIGNPGTGKTFLSKCFAYAATQNGIKTLFTTAMDMINQLVAAENDHTMLKKLQFYQSQELLVCDEIGYLPLGRQGSNLFFQVISGRHGKRSTIITTNLPFARWGDIFDGTTVATAIADRLVYNSEILIMEGDSYRKR; encoded by the coding sequence ATGATGGAAACCGTCATTGATAAGTTCAAATCACTTCGACTGAAAAACTGTGCACTGAACCTGCCCGCTGTTCTGGAGCAAAGTGCCCAGAAAAATCTGACTCCCCTCCAGGTCATTGACCGCCTGCTGGAGATTGAGATCGAAAACAGGAAAAAAGCCAGGATTGATCTGCGGTTCAAACAATCAAAACTGGAAGAAAAACCCACCATCGATCAATTTGATTTTGTCCATCATGAATCGCGCCAAAAGCAGAAAATCCGGATATTGAACCTGCTGGATCTTGGATTTATCCAGGAAAAAAAAGACATTATACTGATCGGAAACCCCGGGACTGGGAAGACTTTTTTATCCAAGTGCTTTGCGTATGCTGCCACTCAGAATGGAATAAAAACCCTTTTTACAACCGCCATGGACATGATCAATCAGCTGGTGGCAGCTGAAAATGATCACACCATGCTCAAAAAGCTTCAATTTTATCAATCACAGGAACTTTTAGTCTGTGACGAAATCGGTTACCTTCCGCTGGGCAGACAGGGATCAAACCTGTTTTTCCAGGTCATCAGCGGCCGGCATGGGAAAAGGTCCACCATCATAACGACCAACCTGCCGTTTGCCCGCTGGGGAGACATCTTTGACGGAACCACTGTTGCCACAGCGATTGCCGACCGCCTCGTCTACAACTCTGAGATCCTTATAATGGAAGGGGACAGTTATCGAAAAAGGTAA
- the istA gene encoding IS21 family transposase: MIDKRTVFEIHRLNNMQFSIRQIARQLGLDRGSVKKYLEQPDITCQKKPGRVSKLDPYRDLIREMVNDYPQIKAPVVLQHIRVKGFTGEITIVRDYLKQIRHDKKQAFIRFESRPGEQFQIDWGHFGSLTYGKSSRKLYALAVIESHSRMLFVVFTHSQNQATLHRCLVAAFLYFGGTPGELVVDNMVTAVIERVGSMIRFNEAFLDFLRHFGITPKACNVRAPHEKGKVENSIRYLRNNFWPLRKFTDLDDVNHQVLAWLDTTANQRVHQTTGEKPVDRFVKDALNPLPDPLPDYRETETLRVYKDFGVRFDTNVYTVPPRLVGKSVILKADSRTISIYYKEKQVAAHTRKWEKNLRIDLPAHKEQVRKLRKRILMDRQMMVFMSLGQEAVDYLEKLTDASQPLKKTVSHLLQLQDKYGASSLIYALRKALAHKLYGSEYVENILHQEMARAVRHRPVELKNEDLNQIRLPQPNLAEYDALALSRRKK, encoded by the coding sequence ATGATAGACAAGCGGACCGTTTTTGAAATTCACCGGTTGAACAACATGCAGTTTTCCATCCGGCAGATTGCCAGGCAGCTTGGACTGGACAGGGGAAGCGTCAAAAAATATCTTGAACAACCGGATATCACCTGTCAAAAAAAACCGGGCCGGGTGTCAAAGCTGGATCCATACAGGGATCTGATCCGGGAGATGGTAAATGACTATCCACAGATAAAGGCACCCGTGGTCTTGCAGCATATCCGGGTCAAAGGGTTTACCGGCGAAATCACCATCGTCAGAGATTATCTCAAACAGATAAGGCACGACAAAAAACAGGCCTTTATCCGTTTTGAGTCCCGGCCCGGTGAACAGTTCCAGATTGACTGGGGTCATTTTGGCAGCCTTACATATGGCAAAAGTTCAAGAAAGCTGTATGCCCTGGCAGTGATCGAGTCTCACAGTCGAATGCTTTTTGTGGTGTTCACCCACAGCCAGAACCAGGCAACCCTTCATCGGTGCCTGGTTGCTGCGTTTTTGTATTTTGGGGGCACGCCAGGGGAACTGGTCGTGGACAATATGGTCACAGCCGTGATCGAGCGTGTGGGCAGCATGATCCGCTTCAACGAAGCCTTTCTGGACTTTTTGCGGCACTTTGGCATTACACCCAAGGCCTGCAATGTCAGAGCGCCCCATGAAAAAGGGAAGGTGGAAAACAGTATCCGGTATCTTCGCAACAACTTCTGGCCGTTAAGAAAATTTACAGATTTGGATGATGTGAACCACCAGGTCCTGGCATGGCTGGATACCACCGCCAACCAAAGGGTGCATCAGACCACCGGGGAAAAACCGGTGGACCGATTTGTCAAAGATGCCCTGAACCCATTGCCGGACCCGCTGCCCGATTATCGTGAAACAGAAACTCTCAGAGTATACAAAGACTTCGGCGTCCGTTTTGATACCAATGTTTATACGGTCCCGCCCCGGCTGGTGGGGAAATCGGTCATCCTGAAAGCAGACAGCCGGACCATATCCATCTACTACAAGGAAAAACAGGTGGCGGCCCATACACGCAAATGGGAAAAAAATCTGCGTATCGATTTGCCGGCACACAAGGAACAGGTCCGGAAACTCAGAAAACGCATACTGATGGACAGGCAGATGATGGTCTTCATGTCCCTGGGCCAGGAAGCCGTGGACTACCTGGAAAAACTCACCGATGCCTCACAACCGTTGAAAAAAACGGTGTCTCATCTGCTGCAACTGCAGGACAAATACGGGGCATCATCGTTGATATATGCGCTCAGAAAAGCGCTGGCCCATAAGCTGTATGGATCTGAATATGTTGAAAACATCCTTCACCAGGAAATGGCACGCGCCGTCCGCCATCGTCCAGTGGAATTGAAGAACGAAGATCTGAACCAGATCCGGCTGCCACAGCCCAATCTGGCTGAATACGATGCGCTGGCCCTTTCACGGAGGAAAAAATAG
- a CDS encoding SHOCT domain-containing protein, with amino-acid sequence MDSLKILKTRFARGEITEQEYRKMRDILCKNGTSK; translated from the coding sequence ATGGATTCTCTGAAAATTTTGAAAACACGGTTTGCCAGAGGGGAGATCACGGAGCAGGAATACCGGAAAATGCGGGACATTCTCTGCAAGAATGGTACATCCAAATGA